One genomic window of Branchiostoma lanceolatum isolate klBraLanc5 chromosome 5, klBraLanc5.hap2, whole genome shotgun sequence includes the following:
- the LOC136435785 gene encoding inositol 1,4,5-triphosphate receptor associated 2-like: MQAFQSAIMEDTPNRCQLQQFPSPIIKTKVNWDEDLIQFTDSAQEDRSRRLSIGGVVLPAVPKHSSTPFRPKESFLPQTPFQGPGDDTMENIFYTPMCPQTYSNRGSTNGTNITDSKNTREPHREQDENQERSETSDITSRNLRKSHCLIQDQNREDSVGKFIGEEDLVDCVFHLCDIEKAGRVPVSRIIDYLRHTTTNPVAPNESMEKLDGLSSLLDPKGEDALVDLETYQTHMRNWIEEIRKYDIMQRRTRSNRLSSADHSDYDLLNASYTTIGSLEGCGGEASFNLDAAELMTSVVELQKSSKKLGEQNQKLRHQVDSADEANALLSLENDNLKKQLKSMQQQTTSRHNQLVDEIEELKCALGVAEKENRRGEHRRGQLEREGQNMQARVEGLQEQLNKAAQEVETLQQENKDVAMTLRLQKECCGELEATTLSLQAQLEEHQEKQREMSVLVQEYSCTIQALRAEKHQLEEQLLQVQQDLARYRVERRMQLDTDDLDPAGVAVSPLSALHHSLHAELLDASGMLPSPFCGNNSYKVQEDEEEDNPDEGDEPQQGSSTGGSLSTFSLEHFKLIAAQLVSQFTNHIQRNNNNKIEVSSQQKTRHPSELCDEMHSFQDKLDWLTQAKRAADRRVAQLTGTVSRLRTEREDLVREHQQQLQQVLDQVVGQKKDNQMLELVAAIQDRTSQVHDLQKQVSSLEDQLTESTNEVHTLAAALRLEMDARSRVAASLEDVERKACEAEDCLRMLQIQLEDKKQTADVVEGTSEMTSPEGLKEKTTPVREPESLLKLRPCQLFSDWPPVSPAPVLRSRHLSTSCLDLAFTSSLFDKMASTVGTQTDLPRSPNSQLQPNAPTTSTAVGKECVDNAVQTLPSLILTVDNQTQTEQTTTAGKSVEVQTDSKTFVAETTQTAGVDEIEAAMQTDEVNTCDSCVGTEEYTEDQIAQTDSCLTSFQMSMEDPIGQNDGMFNPIKSCIKLDGSTQHGEFVVSRQKQLPMLAVLRVVVCILAVVGFVFIITSSRQLRSQVEAWTFLEDVLAPYVTLRHVSRPPF; this comes from the exons ATGCAGGCTTTCCAAAGTGCAATAATGGAGGACACGCCAAACAGATGTCAGCTTCAACAGTTTCCTTCACCTATCATAAAAACAAAGGTAAACTGGGATGAAGACTTGATACAGTTCACAGACTCAGCTCAGGAAGACCGGAGTAGGAGGCTCAGTATAGGGGGAGTAGTGTTGCCTGCTGTACCCAAACACAGCTCCACCCCATTCAGGCCCAAGGAGTCGTTTCTCCCTCAGACTCCTTTCCAAGGACCTGGAGATGACACCATGGAGAACATATTCTACACTCCCATGTGTCCACAGACGTACAGCAACAGAGGTAGCACAAATGGAACCAACATCACAGACAGCAAGAACACCAGAGAGCCACATCGGGAGCAAGATGAAAACCAGGAACGGTCCGAGACTTCCGACATCACATCAAGAAATCTTAGAAAGAGTCACTGTCTTATACAAGACCAAAATAGAGAAGACAGTGTGGGCAAATTTATTGGAGAGGAAGATCTGGTAGATTGTGTTTTCCATCTCTGTGACATTGAAAAGGCTGGAAGAGTCCCTGTCTCCAGGATCATTGACTACCTCCGCCACACAACAACCAATCCTGTCGCTCCCAATGAGTCTATGGAGAAACTGGACGGTCTGTCGTCTCTCTTGGACCCGAAAGGTGAAGATGCCCTGGTAGACCTTGAAACATACCAGACGCACATGAGGAACTGGATTGAAGAAATTAGGAAGTACGACATCATGCAGAGGCGGACGAGAAGCAACAGACTAAGCAGTGCAGACCATAGTGACTACGACCTGCTGAATGCCTCTTATACAACGATCGGCAGTCTAGAGGGATGTGGCGGGGAGGCTTCCTTCAACCTCGACGCTGCAGAGTTGATGACCAGCGTTGTTGAGCTGCAGAAGAGCAGCAAGAAGCTTGGCGAGCAGAACCAGAAACTGAGACACCAGGTGGACTCTGCGGATGAAGCCAACGCTCTTCTCTCCCTCGAGAACGACAACCTGAAGAAACAGCTGAAGTCAATGCAGCAGCAGACAACGTCGCGGCACAACCAGCTGGTGGACGAGATCGAGGAGCTGAAGTGCGCGCTGGGCGTGGCAGAGAAGGAGAACCGTCGGGGGGAGCACCGGAGAGGCCAGCTGGAGAGGGAGGGACAGAACATGCAGGCTCGTGTGGAGGGTCTACAGGAGCAGCTCAACAAGGCTGCACAGGAGGTGGAGACACTGCAGCAGGAGAACAAGGATGTGGCCATGACACTTAGGCTGCAGAAG gagTGCTGTGGTGAGCTGGAGGCCACGACTCTGTCCCTGCAGGCCCAGCTGGAGGAGCACCAGGAGAAGCAGAGGGAGATGTCTGTCCTGGTACAGGAGTACAGCTGCACCATCCAGGCGCTCAGGGCAGAGAAACACCAGCTAGAGGAACAGCTGCTGCAGGTGCAGCAGGATCTGGCAAG GTACCGAGTTGAGAGACGTATGCAGCTGGACACAGATGACCTTGACCCAGCAGGAGTGGCGGTCAGCCCTCTGTCGGCTCTGCACCACTCCCTCCATGCAGAACTGCTGGACGCCTCGGGGATGCTCCCCTCCCCCTTCTGTGGTAACAACAGCTATAAAGTacaggaggatgaggaggaagaTAATCCTGATGAAGGAGATGAGCCTCAGCAAG GTTCATCAACTGGTGGAAGCTTGTCTACATTCTCACTTGAGCATTTCAAGCTTATTGCAGCACAGTTGGTTAGCCAGTTCACAAATCACATACAAAG aaacaataacaacaagatAGAGGTATCATCACAGCAGAAGACAAGACATCCTTCAGAACTATGTGATGAGATGCATTCATTCCAG GACAAGCTGGATTGGTTGACCCAGGCCAAACGTGCAGCTGACAGAAGAGTGGCGCAGCTGACAGGTACAGTCAGTCGGCTGCGGACAGAGAGGGAGGACCTGGTCAGGGAACAccagcagcagctgcagcaggtgcTGGACCAG GTGGTTGGCCAGAAGAAAGACAACCAGATGCTGGAACTGGTTGCTGCAATACAGGATAGGACATCGCAG GTGCATGATCTGCAGAAGCAAGTGTCATCTTTAGAAGACCAGCTGACAGAGTCCACCAATGAAGTGCACACGTTGGCAGCAGCATTACGGTTAGAGATGGACGCCAGGTCCCGCGTAGCGGCATCTCTCGAGGACGTGGAGAGGAAGGCATGTGAGGCAGAGGACTGTCTACGGATGCTGCAGATCCAGCTGGAGGATAAGAAGCAGACAGCTGATGTAGTTGAAGGAACCTCcgagatgacgtcaccagaaggATTAAAAGAGAAGACCACTCCAGTGAGGGAGCCAGAGAGCCTCCTGAAGCTGAGACCATGTCAGCTGTTCTCCGATTGGCCTCCTGTATCCCCTGCACCTGTCCTTCGTAGCAGGCATCTCAGCACCTCGTGTCTGGACCTGGCCTTCACCTCATCTCTGTTTGACAAGATGGCTTCAACAGTCGGCACCCAGACGGACCTACCTCGATCACCAAACTCTCAACTCCAGCCTAATGCACCTACCACAAGCACCGCTGTAGGGAAGGAATGTGTAGACAATGCCGTCCAAACATTGCCATCACTGATACTCACAGTGGACAACCAGACACAGACAGAACAGACAACCACAGCAGGGAAGAGCGTGGAGGTGCAAACAGACTCCAAGACATTTGTCGCTGAAACGACTCAAACGGCAGGCGTGGATGAAATTGAAGCAGCCATGCAGACTGATGAAGTCAACACCTGTGACAGCTGTGTGGGCACTGAGGAATATACGGAGGACCAGATAGCCCAAACCGACAGCTGCCTTACATCATTCCAGATGTCCATGGAAGATCCCATTGGACAAAATGACGGAATGTTCAACCCAATTAAGAGTTGCATCAAGCTAGATGGTTCCACACAACATGGTGAGTTTGTAGTTTCCAGACAGAAGCAGCTGCCCATGTTGGCTGTGCTGAGGGTGGTGGTGTGTATCCTGGCTGTGGTAGGCTTTGTCTTCATCATCACATCCAGCAGACAGCTCAGGAGCCAAGTGGAGGCCTGGACTTTTCTGGAGGATGTCTTGGCACCGTATGTAACCTTGCGTCACGTGTCTCGCCCACCCTTCTGA
- the LOC136435981 gene encoding uncharacterized protein, with protein MESPKSRRDGTEKERGRNRPLRARVQGRDAIPPTQEPEEIPRKRLFREREREAEPREGADYERVMETAQAAKRARRVKMRQKDKVERQRKWTRDERRLHEYQKVEEVLKMVRHIITRVRKGTLKSKAGQKLYKKLLRKATARLRRKRKTPTLVLTKKEELQALKRKRRELRAKLSGLRRDRPPSAEEQYRENRVKVVGSLHEKVISDITQLGTPRTRKRKYAAKYNVPPYHSPRRDQRCHEMLATAQRLLNREDLGQQDLLVSPEMVEEVIKERARKDTAP; from the coding sequence ATGGAGAGCCCGAAATCGAGAAGGGATGGGACCGAGAAGGAGAGGGGAAGGAACAGGCCCTTACGTGCAAGGGTACAAGGAAGGGACGCGATACCTCCGACCCAGGAACCAGAGGAAATACCGCGGAAGCGGCTATTTCGCGAGAGGGAAAGAGAAGCGGAGCCGAGAGAAGGTGCGGACTACGAGAGAGTGATGGAAACGGCACAGGCGGCGAAACGAGCCAGAAGGGTGAAAATGAGACAGAAGGACAAGGTGGAAAGACAAAGGAAGTGGACCCGAGACGAGAGGCGGTTGCACGAATACCAAAAGGTGGAGGAAGTGCTGAAGATGGTGCGTCATATCATCACGAGAGTACGGAAGGGCACCCTCAAGAGTAAAGCCGGACAGAAGCTTTACAAGAAGCTGTTACGTAAGGCGACAGCAAGACTGAGGCGGAAGAGGAAAACACCGACGCTAGTACTCACGAAGAAGGAAGAGCTACAGGCTCTGAAGCGAAAGAGAAGGGAGCTGAGAGCCAAGCTCAGCGGGCTGCGACGAGACCGCCCCCCGTCGGCGGAAGAGCAGTATAGGGAAAACCGTGTCAAAGTGGTGGGCAGCCTCCACGAGAAGGTGATTTCGGATATCACGCAGCTGGGAACGCCCAGGACCCGTAAGCGGAAATACGCCGCGAAGTACAACGTGCCCCCATACCACAGTCCTAGGAGGGACCAACGATGCCATGAGATGTTAGCCACGGCGCAACGACTCCTCAACCGAGAGGATTTGGGACAGCAGGACCTGCTGGTCTCACCAGAGATGGTCGAAGAAGTGATCAAGGAGAGGGCCCGGAAAGATACGGCTCCTTGA